A region from the Streptomyces tsukubensis genome encodes:
- the glgX gene encoding glycogen debranching protein GlgX translates to MQVWPGQAYPLGATFDGAGTNFAVFSEAARRIELCLLHDDGSEERVELREADAFVRHAYLPGVMPGQRYGFRVHGPHDPGQGHRCNASKLLIDPYARALSGAVTWGEPVYGYHFGRPESRNVLDSAGHTMASVVVNPYFDWGDDRSPRTEYHRTVIYEAHVKGLTMLHPELPPELRGTYAGLAHPAVISHLTELGVTTLELMPVHQFVQDHRLVDAGLRNYWGYNTIGFFAPHNAYASWGERGEQVLEFKHAVRALHQAGIEVILDVVYNHTAEGNHLGPTLSFRGLDNASYYRLAEDRRHYTDTTGTGNSLLMRSPHVLQLIMDSLRYWVTEMHVDGFRFDLAATLARQFHEVDRLSSFFDLVQQDPVVSQVKLIAEPWDVGEGGYQVGNFPPLWTEWNGKYRDTVRDLWRGEPRTLAEFASRLTGSSDLYQCDGRRPLASINFVTCHDGFTLHDLVAYDTKHNEANGEGNRDGESHNRSWNCGVEGETDDPAVLELRARQMRNFLATLLLSQGVPMLGHGDEFARTQHGNNNAYCQDGEVSWVHWPKPGETAVPGEQPLQEFVRTMVWLRRDHPVFRRRRFFRGRPVDGPDGTPGAPGALTDIAWFTPEGEPMTQRDWQAARPGALSVFLNGDAISEPGPRGERIRDDSFLLMFNASPKDLDFTVPAKHGRGWRTVVDTARPEGVPPGGGQRVAAGARLRRRSHSLVVLRRPV, encoded by the coding sequence ATGCAGGTCTGGCCGGGACAGGCGTATCCCCTCGGTGCCACCTTCGACGGCGCCGGCACGAATTTCGCGGTGTTCTCCGAGGCGGCGCGGCGTATCGAGCTGTGTCTGCTGCACGACGACGGCTCGGAGGAGCGCGTCGAGCTGCGCGAGGCGGACGCCTTTGTCCGGCACGCGTATCTGCCGGGCGTGATGCCGGGGCAGCGGTACGGCTTCCGGGTGCACGGTCCGCACGATCCCGGTCAGGGGCATCGGTGCAATGCGTCGAAGCTGCTGATCGACCCGTATGCGAGGGCCCTGAGCGGGGCCGTGACCTGGGGCGAGCCGGTGTACGGCTACCACTTCGGGCGGCCGGAGTCGCGCAATGTCCTGGACTCCGCGGGGCACACCATGGCGTCCGTCGTGGTGAATCCTTACTTCGACTGGGGGGACGACCGGTCCCCCCGGACGGAGTACCACCGGACGGTGATCTACGAGGCCCATGTGAAGGGCCTGACGATGCTCCATCCGGAGCTGCCGCCGGAGCTGCGGGGCACCTATGCGGGGCTCGCCCATCCGGCGGTGATCTCGCATCTGACGGAGCTGGGCGTCACCACGCTGGAGCTGATGCCGGTCCACCAGTTCGTCCAGGACCACCGGCTGGTGGACGCGGGGCTGCGCAACTACTGGGGCTACAACACGATCGGTTTCTTCGCCCCGCACAACGCCTATGCCTCCTGGGGCGAGCGGGGCGAGCAGGTGCTGGAGTTCAAGCACGCCGTGAGGGCGCTGCACCAGGCCGGTATCGAGGTCATTCTCGATGTGGTCTACAACCACACGGCGGAGGGGAACCATCTGGGCCCGACGCTCTCGTTCCGGGGCCTGGACAATGCCTCGTACTACCGGCTCGCCGAGGACCGGCGGCACTACACGGACACCACGGGCACCGGGAATTCGCTGCTGATGCGGTCTCCGCACGTACTGCAGCTGATCATGGACTCGCTGCGGTACTGGGTGACGGAGATGCACGTCGACGGCTTCCGTTTCGATCTGGCGGCGACCCTGGCCCGGCAGTTCCACGAGGTGGACCGGCTGTCGTCGTTCTTCGATCTGGTGCAGCAGGATCCGGTGGTCAGTCAGGTGAAGCTGATCGCCGAACCGTGGGACGTGGGCGAGGGCGGCTATCAGGTGGGGAACTTCCCGCCGCTGTGGACCGAGTGGAACGGCAAGTACCGGGACACGGTCCGGGATCTGTGGCGCGGTGAGCCGAGGACGCTGGCCGAGTTCGCGTCCCGGCTGACCGGCTCGTCGGACCTCTACCAGTGCGACGGCCGCCGCCCGCTGGCGTCCATCAACTTCGTCACCTGCCACGACGGTTTCACCCTGCACGATCTGGTGGCGTACGACACCAAGCACAACGAGGCCAACGGGGAGGGCAACCGGGACGGCGAGAGCCACAACCGGTCGTGGAACTGCGGGGTGGAGGGCGAGACGGACGATCCGGCGGTGCTGGAGCTGCGGGCCCGTCAGATGCGGAACTTCCTGGCCACGCTGCTGCTTTCGCAGGGGGTGCCGATGCTGGGCCACGGGGACGAGTTCGCCCGGACGCAGCACGGCAACAACAACGCGTACTGCCAGGACGGCGAGGTGTCCTGGGTGCACTGGCCCAAACCCGGGGAGACCGCCGTCCCCGGGGAGCAGCCGCTGCAGGAGTTCGTCCGGACGATGGTGTGGCTCCGCCGCGACCATCCGGTCTTCCGGCGCCGCCGCTTCTTCCGCGGGCGGCCGGTGGACGGCCCGGACGGCACGCCCGGTGCGCCGGGCGCGCTGACGGACATCGCCTGGTTCACCCCGGAGGGCGAGCCGATGACCCAGCGGGACTGGCAGGCGGCCCGGCCGGGCGCGCTGTCGGTGTTCCTCAACGGCGACGCGATCTCCGAGCCGGGGCCGCGGGGGGAACGGATCCGGGACGACTCTTTCCTGCTGATGTTCAACGCGAGCCCGAAGGATCTCGACTTCACGGTTCCGGCGAAGCACGGCCGGGGCTGGCGGACGGTCGTGGACACCGCACGTCCCGAGGGCGTTCCGCCGGGCGGCGGCCAGCGGGTCGCGGCGGGGGCCCGGCTGCGCCGCCGGAGCCACAGTCTGGTGGTGCTGCGGCGGCCAGTGTGA
- a CDS encoding SAV2148 family HEPN domain-containing protein, giving the protein MSSGGLELPPGDSGHEGDPADVPPGAVSLARPLEIGAELDWDAESWAEVRTRAQRAGRAYIWLNLVEQRLRAVVAAVLRPVYEPVHGDDWVIAAAGPAGQEWVQRAVAVREVSRRKGYLLDPADDNVLSFLTLPQLRELMVQHWPCFEPYLDDRRDVELALDELEVTRNVVSRNRALNEAVLAQAERASARLLDMLGSGTATRSADRLPVDAVEDLVGDRYADVVSVHPDRVRLQRQLPAEDLFGGARRLDAIGIGLNLLVQNFSGRRLVRLAESGARVRLLFLNPASSAVKRRERELGLRKGELSRTVEMNILHMRRVRSLLRDPGAFEIQVFDETPRFTAYLVDGDGPDGMAVVQTYLRTARGMEAPVLVLRGGRRSVVRAGHPGDPGDPGEHGLFQTYREEFESVWSDSRPVS; this is encoded by the coding sequence GTGAGCTCGGGAGGGCTGGAGCTACCCCCCGGTGACAGCGGTCACGAGGGGGATCCCGCCGATGTCCCGCCGGGAGCGGTGTCCCTCGCCAGACCGCTGGAAATCGGGGCGGAACTCGACTGGGACGCCGAGTCCTGGGCCGAGGTACGGACCCGCGCCCAGCGCGCGGGACGTGCGTACATCTGGCTGAACCTGGTCGAACAGCGGCTGCGCGCCGTCGTCGCCGCCGTCCTGCGGCCCGTGTACGAACCCGTGCACGGCGACGACTGGGTCATCGCCGCCGCCGGACCCGCTGGACAGGAATGGGTCCAGCGGGCCGTCGCGGTACGGGAGGTCTCCCGGCGCAAGGGCTATCTCCTCGACCCCGCCGACGACAACGTGCTCTCCTTCCTGACCCTGCCCCAGCTGCGGGAGCTGATGGTCCAGCACTGGCCCTGCTTCGAGCCGTACCTCGACGACCGGCGCGACGTCGAACTCGCCCTCGACGAACTCGAAGTCACCCGCAACGTCGTCTCCCGCAACCGGGCCCTCAACGAAGCCGTACTCGCCCAGGCGGAACGCGCATCCGCGCGCCTCCTCGACATGCTCGGCAGCGGCACCGCGACCCGGTCGGCCGACCGGCTGCCCGTCGACGCCGTCGAAGACCTCGTCGGCGACCGGTACGCCGACGTGGTCTCCGTCCACCCCGACCGGGTCCGCCTCCAGCGCCAGCTCCCCGCCGAAGACCTCTTCGGCGGCGCCCGCCGCCTCGACGCCATCGGCATCGGGCTGAACCTCCTGGTCCAGAACTTCTCCGGACGCCGGCTGGTCCGCCTCGCCGAAAGCGGGGCCCGGGTCCGGCTGCTCTTCCTCAACCCCGCGAGCAGCGCCGTCAAACGGCGCGAACGGGAACTCGGCCTCAGAAAGGGTGAACTCAGCCGCACCGTGGAGATGAACATCCTCCATATGCGGCGGGTCCGCTCCCTCCTCCGCGACCCCGGCGCCTTCGAAATCCAGGTCTTCGACGAGACGCCCCGCTTCACCGCCTACCTCGTCGACGGCGACGGGCCCGACGGGATGGCCGTCGTCCAGACCTATCTGCGCACCGCCCGCGGTATGGAGGCACCGGTCCTGGTACTCCGCGGCGGCCGCCGCTCCGTGGTCCGGGCCGGACACCCCGGCGATCCCGGCGACCCCGGAGAGCACGGACTCTTCCAGACCTACCGCGAGGAGTTCGAGTCGGTGTGGTCCGACTCCCGCCCGGTCTCCTGA
- a CDS encoding exonuclease domain-containing protein → MTWHTEELVGFDLETTGTEPWEARIVTAAVVRTVPGGAPRRRVWLADPGIRIPEQASAIHGITTERATAEGRPAREVADEVAAELCGHWDRGVPVVAYNASFDLTLLGAELARHGLPSLTERLGGRTPGPVVDPLTIDRAADRYRKGKRTLEAVSAEYGVALADAHDATADAEAAVAVARALAARHPSVAALAPAELHEQQIRWYATWAKDFESFLRRKGDATAEVDGTWPFRDAPVASREGASR, encoded by the coding sequence ATGACCTGGCACACGGAAGAACTCGTCGGCTTCGACCTGGAGACGACGGGCACCGAGCCCTGGGAAGCGCGGATCGTCACCGCGGCCGTCGTCCGCACGGTTCCCGGGGGCGCGCCGCGGCGCCGGGTCTGGCTGGCCGACCCCGGCATCCGGATCCCCGAACAGGCGTCCGCGATCCACGGCATCACCACCGAACGCGCCACCGCGGAGGGCCGGCCCGCCCGCGAGGTCGCGGACGAGGTCGCGGCCGAACTGTGCGGGCACTGGGACCGCGGGGTGCCCGTCGTGGCCTACAACGCCTCCTTCGACCTCACCCTCCTCGGCGCGGAGCTGGCCCGCCACGGGCTGCCGTCCCTCACCGAACGGCTCGGCGGGCGGACCCCCGGGCCGGTCGTCGACCCGCTCACCATCGACCGGGCCGCCGACCGCTACCGCAAGGGGAAGCGCACCCTGGAGGCCGTCAGCGCGGAGTACGGCGTGGCCCTCGCCGACGCGCACGACGCGACGGCGGACGCGGAGGCGGCGGTCGCGGTGGCCCGCGCGCTGGCGGCCCGTCACCCGTCGGTGGCCGCTCTCGCCCCGGCGGAGCTGCACGAGCAGCAGATTCGCTGGTACGCGACATGGGCGAAGGACTTCGAGTCGTTCCTGCGCCGCAAGGGCGACGCGACGGCGGAGGTGGACGGGACGTGGCCGTTCCGGGATGCCCCGGTCGCCTCCCGCGAGGGCGCCTCCCGCTGA
- a CDS encoding phosphotransferase enzyme family protein yields the protein MDAERARDVLAAAGLPDGTLLSLGENAVFAVDGLVVKIGRTAELLARAEREVAVGMWLAGADVPAVRPAEPTARLVEGHPVTVWHRLPDAVRPAGPADLAALLRRVHALAPPAGLTLPPRELLGGVERWLRLAGDAIDPADAAFLRERRDGFAAAAAALTPHLPPGPIHGDALPRNVHVGPDGPVLVDLETVSADLREHDLVVMALSRDRYGLPPEAYDEFVTAYGWDVRDWEGCGVLRGARETASCAWVAQHAPTNPKAREEFIRRVNSLRDADPEIRWFPF from the coding sequence GTGGACGCGGAACGGGCACGGGACGTCCTCGCGGCGGCGGGGCTGCCGGACGGGACACTGCTCTCCCTCGGGGAGAACGCGGTCTTCGCGGTGGACGGCCTCGTCGTCAAGATCGGCCGGACGGCGGAGCTGCTGGCGCGGGCGGAGCGCGAAGTTGCCGTCGGCATGTGGCTGGCGGGCGCGGACGTACCGGCGGTACGTCCCGCGGAGCCGACCGCACGGCTCGTCGAGGGGCATCCCGTCACCGTCTGGCACCGGCTGCCGGACGCCGTGCGCCCCGCGGGCCCGGCGGATCTGGCGGCCCTGCTGCGGCGCGTCCACGCGCTGGCGCCGCCGGCCGGTCTCACCCTGCCGCCGCGGGAGCTGCTCGGCGGTGTCGAGCGGTGGCTGCGGCTGGCGGGGGACGCGATCGACCCGGCGGACGCGGCGTTCCTCCGGGAGCGGCGGGACGGTTTCGCCGCGGCGGCCGCGGCGCTGACCCCGCATCTGCCGCCGGGGCCCATCCACGGGGACGCCCTCCCCCGGAACGTCCATGTGGGCCCGGACGGTCCCGTCCTGGTCGACCTGGAAACCGTCTCCGCGGACCTGCGGGAGCACGACCTCGTCGTGATGGCCCTGTCCCGGGACCGGTACGGGCTGCCGCCCGAGGCGTACGACGAGTTCGTCACCGCGTACGGGTGGGACGTCCGCGACTGGGAGGGGTGCGGGGTGCTGCGCGGGGCGCGGGAGACGGCGAGCTGTGCGTGGGTGGCGCAGCACGCCCCCACGAACCCGAAGGCACGGGAGGAGTTCATCCGCCGCGTGAACTCCCTCCGCGACGCCGACCCGGAGATCCGCTGGTTCCCCTTCTGA
- a CDS encoding carbohydrate ABC transporter permease, translating to MTDATTVPRPRRLLDHGAWFLVLPALIPILVLSVGPLLYGVGLAFTDAQAGRTEPTEWIGSLNFRDLRRDTLFWESFGIGLVWAVGVTVPQFLLGLGLALLLTQKLRLRWLARSLAIIPWAMPEVVVGIMWRLVYSPDAGILNETLRDFGFGDGRDWLTGLGTALPAVIVVGIWAGLPQTTVALLAGLQNTPRELHEAAALDGAGAWRRFWAVTWPALRPVALAITALNLIWNFNAFALVWVLTAGGPGGRTRLPTLFAYEEAFRYGQFGYAAAMGCAMVAVISVVLAVFLVGRLRGGEEK from the coding sequence GTGACAGACGCGACGACGGTTCCGCGGCCCCGCCGACTGCTCGACCACGGTGCCTGGTTCCTCGTCCTGCCCGCCCTGATCCCGATCCTGGTGCTGAGCGTCGGCCCGCTGCTGTACGGGGTGGGGCTCGCGTTCACCGACGCCCAGGCGGGCCGTACCGAACCCACCGAGTGGATCGGCTCCCTGAACTTCCGGGACCTGCGCCGGGACACCCTCTTCTGGGAGTCCTTCGGCATCGGCCTGGTGTGGGCCGTGGGGGTGACCGTCCCCCAGTTCCTCCTCGGCCTCGGGCTGGCGCTGCTGCTCACCCAGAAGCTGCGGCTGCGCTGGCTGGCCCGCTCGCTGGCGATCATCCCCTGGGCGATGCCGGAGGTCGTCGTCGGCATCATGTGGCGGCTGGTGTACAGCCCCGACGCGGGGATCCTCAACGAGACCCTGCGCGACTTCGGCTTCGGCGACGGCCGCGACTGGCTGACCGGACTGGGCACCGCTCTGCCCGCGGTGATCGTGGTCGGGATCTGGGCGGGACTGCCGCAGACGACGGTCGCCCTTCTGGCGGGCCTCCAGAACACCCCGCGCGAACTCCACGAGGCGGCCGCACTGGACGGCGCGGGCGCCTGGCGCCGGTTTTGGGCCGTCACCTGGCCCGCGCTCAGACCCGTCGCCCTGGCGATCACCGCGCTCAATCTGATCTGGAACTTCAACGCCTTCGCCCTGGTGTGGGTGCTCACGGCCGGCGGGCCCGGCGGCCGGACCAGGCTGCCCACCCTCTTCGCCTACGAGGAGGCCTTCCGCTACGGCCAGTTCGGCTACGCGGCGGCGATGGGCTGCGCGATGGTGGCGGTGATCTCGGTGGTGCTGGCGGTGTTCCTGGTGGGCAGGCTTCGAGGAGGGGAAGAGAAGTGA
- a CDS encoding carbohydrate ABC transporter permease, translating into MTRTAPAAPPRTRELRRAFGRAGQYLALAAYLLFLALPFLWLLSTAVKPAKELGSLHPAWIPDQPTLENFRQAFDEHPLLRAAGNSLLVAVAAAVIAVLVATPAAYVIARTRGRSATLATGWVVVSQAFPFVLLIIPLFLVLKNLRMINTLWGLVLVYVVWALPFALWMLAGYVRAVPRELEEAAAVDGAGRLRTLVSVTAPLLAPGIVVTAMFAFIIAWNEFFFALVLLKSPEKQTLPVVLTHFLGAEGAADLGPLAAAAFLATLPSLVIFALIQRRITGGVLAGAVK; encoded by the coding sequence GTGACCCGTACCGCCCCGGCGGCACCGCCGCGGACCCGTGAGCTGCGCCGGGCGTTCGGCCGCGCGGGCCAGTACCTCGCCCTCGCCGCCTATCTGCTCTTCCTCGCCCTGCCGTTCCTGTGGCTGCTGTCCACGGCCGTGAAACCGGCGAAGGAGCTGGGGTCGCTCCATCCGGCGTGGATCCCGGACCAGCCGACCCTGGAGAACTTCCGGCAGGCCTTCGACGAGCATCCGCTGCTGCGGGCCGCCGGGAACAGCCTGCTGGTGGCGGTCGCCGCGGCGGTGATCGCGGTGCTCGTCGCGACCCCGGCGGCCTATGTCATCGCCCGCACCCGCGGCAGGTCGGCCACGCTGGCGACCGGCTGGGTCGTGGTCAGCCAGGCCTTCCCCTTCGTCCTGCTGATCATTCCGCTGTTCCTGGTCCTGAAGAACCTGCGGATGATCAACACGCTCTGGGGTCTGGTGCTGGTGTACGTGGTGTGGGCGCTGCCCTTCGCGCTCTGGATGCTCGCCGGGTACGTCCGGGCCGTACCGCGGGAACTGGAGGAGGCCGCCGCCGTCGACGGCGCGGGGAGGCTGCGGACCCTGGTGTCGGTGACCGCGCCCCTGCTGGCGCCGGGGATCGTGGTCACCGCGATGTTCGCGTTCATCATCGCCTGGAACGAGTTCTTCTTCGCCCTGGTGCTGCTCAAATCGCCGGAGAAACAGACACTGCCGGTGGTGTTGACCCACTTCCTCGGCGCGGAGGGCGCCGCCGACCTCGGACCGCTCGCGGCGGCCGCCTTCCTGGCCACCCTCCCGTCGCTGGTGATCTTCGCGCTCATCCAGCGGCGGATCACGGGCGGCGTGCTCGCGGGAGCGGTGAAGTGA
- a CDS encoding ABC transporter substrate-binding protein, protein MRGGARVRTLAAAVLALLLAVTTAACTGGGEDAGDGTIRLRFLSLAWQKESVDANRQLVREWNAANPGVRVAYVQGSWNSVHDQLLTSFEGGEAPDVIHDASDDLADFAYGGYLADLRTLLPERLTSDIPRASWETTTFGEGVYGVPFLQEPKVLIANRKLVESSGIRLPTAERPWTWDEFRGVARELTRSMGKGRYAVAWPLKEPVATTLNLGLSAGGQLFHREAGGKVRIRFGDGDALVPDVIRDQVNEDRTASRTILGSGGSDALPGFFGGKYAMVPLGFSYRQQIAQQAPEGFEWTVLPMPVGPGGAVQGVSPQTLSIAEDTRHKREAAAFIDFMLRPANMVRLAKGDWMLPTGNAALADPALRAEKDGWAVGTALARGLRSAPAQSVRGYPEWKDKVATPAYQEYYSGAIGERELKRRLERDGNLVLARYQR, encoded by the coding sequence GTGAGGGGCGGCGCCCGGGTCCGTACCCTTGCCGCCGCCGTACTGGCGCTGTTGCTCGCCGTGACGACCGCGGCCTGCACCGGCGGCGGCGAGGACGCCGGGGACGGCACGATCCGGCTCCGGTTCCTCTCCCTGGCCTGGCAGAAGGAGTCCGTCGACGCCAACAGGCAGTTGGTACGGGAGTGGAACGCGGCCAACCCCGGCGTCCGGGTCGCATACGTCCAGGGCAGCTGGAACAGCGTCCACGACCAGCTGCTGACGTCCTTCGAGGGCGGGGAGGCCCCCGACGTCATCCACGACGCATCCGACGACCTCGCCGACTTCGCCTACGGCGGCTACCTGGCCGATCTGCGGACGCTGCTGCCGGAGCGGCTGACCTCCGACATCCCCCGGGCGAGCTGGGAGACGACGACCTTCGGGGAGGGCGTCTACGGCGTGCCCTTCCTCCAGGAGCCGAAGGTGCTGATCGCCAACCGGAAACTCGTCGAATCGTCGGGCATCCGGCTGCCGACCGCCGAACGGCCGTGGACCTGGGACGAGTTCCGCGGCGTCGCGCGGGAGCTGACCCGGTCGATGGGGAAGGGGCGGTACGCCGTCGCCTGGCCGCTGAAGGAACCGGTCGCCACCACCCTCAACCTCGGACTGTCGGCCGGCGGGCAGCTCTTCCACCGGGAGGCGGGCGGCAAGGTGCGGATCCGCTTCGGTGACGGCGACGCCCTGGTCCCGGACGTCATCCGCGACCAGGTCAACGAGGACCGTACGGCGTCCCGGACGATCCTCGGCTCCGGCGGCTCCGACGCCCTGCCCGGGTTCTTCGGCGGAAAGTACGCGATGGTCCCGCTCGGCTTCTCGTACCGCCAGCAGATCGCCCAGCAGGCGCCCGAAGGCTTCGAGTGGACCGTACTGCCGATGCCGGTCGGCCCCGGCGGCGCGGTGCAGGGCGTCAGCCCGCAGACGCTGTCGATCGCGGAGGACACCCGGCACAAGCGGGAAGCCGCCGCGTTCATCGACTTCATGCTGCGGCCCGCGAACATGGTCCGGCTGGCGAAGGGCGACTGGATGCTGCCGACGGGCAACGCCGCCCTCGCGGATCCCGCCCTGCGCGCCGAGAAGGACGGCTGGGCGGTGGGCACCGCCCTGGCGCGGGGCCTGCGCTCGGCACCGGCGCAGTCCGTGCGCGGCTATCCGGAGTGGAAGGACAAGGTGGCCACGCCCGCCTACCAGGAGTACTACAGCGGGGCGATCGGGGAACGGGAACTGAAGCGCCGCCTGGAACGCGACGGCAATCTGGTCCTGGCGCGCTACCAGAGGTAA
- a CDS encoding MMPL family transporter produces MGLTGNTGAAGRTRPAHAGPRGLAARAGSWSARHRWAAVGVWVLFVVVTMFAGSAVGQEKLKPTDQLKGETSQAARIIDEAGIEDPATERVLISARGAQGPAATDPVFRSAVDAVMKAVAATGEATEPVSPYSSGAISKDGRSALVQFDVRGDPETAGDRVEPLLKAVAKVQEQHESLRIEQIGGASMNRTFDKAFGDDFKQAEYSAVPVALGILLIAFGALVAALIPVVLAITAIMATMGLMGLVSHVVPMSDTANSVMLLVGLAVGVDYCLFYLRREREERAAGRDKETAIRIAAATSGRAVVVSGVTVCIAMAGMLFTGVGDFESMGLASLIVVAVAMVGSVTVLPALLSLLGDRVEKGRVPFLAKLKKGNGESRFWRAVLGRVLRRPVASLVIATGVLAAIALPAVGMKTQELKLDQEFGSSMPIVATYERLNEAFPGGAEPAAVVVRASDIDGAAVKSAIDRFTKEAVSSGASEGPVEVTVHAAENVAFISVPLVGGSDQERAEKSLDLLRDKVRPAAFGSLSGVDAPITGQVAGSKDFTDQITASVAPVFGFVVVFAFVLMLLSFRSVTIAITSVLLNLLSVAAAYGILTIVFQHGWGASLVGAEGVGAVVAWLPLFLFVILFGLSMDYHVFVVSRIREAKVRGRSTPEAITHGVVTTAGVVTSAAVIMVAVFAIFGTLSMQSMKQMGVGLAAAVLIDATVIRGVLLPAVMALLGERNWYFPRWLHWLPDMTHDEPQDDEPQGAAPEADGDRKVPVRV; encoded by the coding sequence ATGGGTCTGACAGGGAACACGGGGGCGGCGGGAAGAACGCGCCCCGCACACGCCGGGCCTCGCGGTCTGGCCGCGCGGGCGGGGAGCTGGAGCGCCCGCCACCGCTGGGCGGCGGTGGGCGTCTGGGTGCTGTTCGTCGTGGTGACGATGTTCGCCGGATCGGCGGTCGGCCAGGAGAAGCTGAAGCCGACCGACCAGCTCAAGGGGGAGACCTCCCAGGCCGCGAGGATCATCGACGAGGCGGGTATCGAGGACCCGGCGACCGAGCGGGTGCTGATATCGGCCCGGGGTGCCCAGGGTCCGGCGGCGACGGATCCGGTGTTCCGGTCGGCCGTGGACGCGGTGATGAAGGCGGTGGCCGCGACCGGTGAGGCGACCGAGCCCGTCTCCCCGTACTCCAGTGGCGCGATCTCCAAGGACGGCCGCAGCGCCCTCGTCCAGTTCGATGTCCGCGGGGACCCGGAAACCGCCGGTGACCGCGTCGAGCCGCTGCTGAAGGCCGTGGCGAAGGTGCAGGAACAGCACGAGTCGCTGCGGATCGAACAGATCGGCGGCGCCAGCATGAACCGCACGTTCGACAAGGCGTTCGGTGACGACTTCAAGCAGGCGGAGTACTCCGCCGTACCGGTCGCCCTGGGCATTCTGCTGATCGCGTTCGGCGCCCTGGTGGCGGCGCTGATCCCGGTGGTCCTGGCGATCACCGCGATCATGGCCACGATGGGTCTGATGGGCCTGGTCAGCCATGTGGTCCCGATGTCCGATACGGCGAACTCGGTGATGCTGCTGGTGGGTCTGGCCGTCGGTGTGGACTACTGCCTGTTCTATCTGCGGCGGGAGCGCGAGGAGCGGGCGGCCGGCCGGGACAAGGAGACCGCGATCCGGATCGCGGCGGCGACCAGCGGCCGGGCCGTGGTGGTCTCGGGTGTGACGGTCTGCATCGCCATGGCGGGCATGCTGTTCACCGGGGTCGGCGATTTCGAGTCGATGGGCCTGGCGTCGCTGATCGTGGTCGCCGTCGCCATGGTCGGTTCGGTGACCGTGCTGCCCGCGCTGCTGTCGCTCCTCGGTGACCGGGTGGAGAAGGGCCGGGTGCCGTTCCTCGCCAAGCTGAAGAAGGGCAACGGGGAGAGCCGGTTCTGGCGGGCGGTCCTCGGCCGGGTCCTGCGGCGTCCGGTGGCCTCCCTGGTGATCGCGACCGGTGTGCTGGCGGCGATCGCGCTGCCCGCGGTCGGGATGAAGACCCAGGAGCTGAAGCTGGACCAGGAGTTCGGCTCGTCGATGCCGATCGTGGCGACGTACGAGCGGCTCAACGAGGCGTTCCCCGGCGGGGCGGAGCCCGCGGCGGTCGTGGTCCGCGCCTCCGACATCGACGGGGCGGCGGTCAAGTCCGCGATCGACCGGTTCACCAAGGAAGCGGTGTCGTCGGGCGCCTCCGAGGGCCCGGTCGAGGTCACCGTGCACGCCGCCGAGAACGTCGCCTTCATCTCGGTGCCGCTGGTCGGCGGCTCCGACCAGGAGCGGGCCGAGAAGAGCCTGGACCTGCTGCGCGACAAGGTCAGGCCGGCGGCCTTCGGTTCCCTCTCCGGGGTGGACGCACCGATCACCGGCCAGGTCGCCGGGTCGAAGGACTTCACCGACCAGATCACCGCATCGGTGGCGCCGGTCTTCGGCTTCGTCGTGGTCTTCGCCTTCGTCCTGATGCTGCTGTCGTTCCGCTCGGTGACCATCGCGATCACCTCGGTCCTGCTCAACCTGCTCTCCGTGGCGGCCGCGTACGGCATCCTCACCATCGTCTTCCAGCACGGCTGGGGCGCCTCCCTGGTGGGTGCGGAGGGCGTGGGGGCGGTCGTCGCCTGGCTGCCGCTGTTCCTCTTCGTGATCCTCTTCGGCCTCTCGATGGACTACCACGTCTTCGTGGTCTCCCGGATCCGGGAGGCGAAGGTCCGCGGCCGGAGCACCCCTGAGGCGATCACCCACGGGGTGGTGACCACGGCGGGCGTGGTCACCAGCGCCGCCGTCATCATGGTCGCCGTCTTCGCGATCTTCGGGACGCTGTCGATGCAGTCGATGAAGCAGATGGGTGTGGGTCTGGCCGCGGCGGTGCTGATCGACGCGACGGTGATCCGCGGCGTGCTGCTCCCGGCGGTGATGGCCCTGCTCGGTGAGCGCAACTGGTACTTCCCGCGCTGGCTGCACTGGCTGCCGGACATGACGCACGACGAGCCGCAGGACGACGAGCCGCAGGGCGCGGCCCCGGAGGCGGACGGCGACCGCAAGGTGCCGGTGCGGGTGTAG